A window of Oceanimonas doudoroffii genomic DNA:
CTGGCTCTCGGCTTCGTCCACCAAACGCACCGTCACTTCGGCCTCATCCCGCTCGCCGTCAAGGGCGGCGGCAAGCCAGGTTTCCAGCTGCTGCTCGGTGGGCAGGCCGGGGGCCTCATCGCAGGCGATTTGCACATCCAGCCACAGGGTCATGCGTCGGACTCCTCATTGGGTGCAGAGCTCTGCCGCTTCTGTTCCTTCTGTTCCTTCTGTTGCTTCTGGGCCTCGTCAAAGGCTTCATAGGCGCGCACGATGCGGGCCACCACCGGGTGGCGCACCACGTCTTCGGCACGAAAGAAGTTGAACGACAGCCCTTCCACGCCGCCCAGCACCTCAATGGCGTGACGCAGGCCGGAGCGGGCATTGCGGGGCAGGTCGATCTGGGTAATGTCGCCGGTGATCACCGCCTTGGAGTTAAAGCCGATACGGGTGAGGAACATCTTCATCTGCTCCACCGTGGTGTTCTGGCTTTCATCCAGGATCACAAAGGCGTCGTTCAGGGTGCGGCCGCGCATGTAGGCGAGGGGCGCCACTTCGATGACGTTGCGTTCGATGAGCTTTTCCACCCGCTCAAAGCCCAGCATTTCAAACAGGGCGTCGTACAGGGGGCGCAGGTAGGGATCCACCTTCTGGCTCAGATCCCCGGGCAGAAAGCCAAGCTTCTCGCCCGCTTCCACCGCCGGCCGGGTCAGCAGAATGCGACGAATTTCCTGGCGCTCCAGAGCGTCCACCGCCGCAGCCACCGCCAGATAGGTTTTGCCGGTGCCCGCCGGGCCAATGCCAAAGGTGATGTCGTGGCTGAGAATGTGGGCGACGTAATGGGCCTGATTGGGGCTGCGCGGCTTGATCAGTCCCCGCTTGGTCTTGATGACCACTTCCTTGCCGTAGCGATAGCCGGTGTCGGCTTCTTCCTCGTCCTGCTCCAGTACTCGACTTTCCTTGATGGCCAGATGCACCTGCTCGGGAGTGATATCGGGCACGGCCTGGCCCTTGACCGACTGGGTGTCCACATAGAGGCGGGTAAGAATGTCGTTGACCACGCGGGCCAGGCGCTCGGGGCCGACAATCTGAAAGTGCTCGTTCTGATGGTTGATCTCCACCCCCAGACGGCGCTCCAGTTGCTTGATATTGTCGTCGAAGGGGCCGCACAGGCTGGCCACGCGCTGGCCGTCGGCGGGTTGTAGTTCCAGTTCCAGATGAGTGACGTTGGCTGTCAAGGTAACTCCTGAATATCGGGGATGAGGGAGCCGGGAGCGGGGAGCAGGACATCCAGTCCCCATTCCCCAATCCCGAGTCCCCGTATTTTAGGGGGTAAAAGTGGCCACGCCGCTGTCGTCGGGCACGCCGTCGGGGCGGCGGGCCAGAATGCTTTGGGGCGACACCTGGGTGCGCAGATCCATTTCATCCTCGCCGCGCAGGAATTTGCCGCGCAGGCTGTGGGGCATGACCTCGGTGATCTCCACGTCGGCAAAGCCGCCAATCAGATGATGAGGACCCTCAAAGTTCACCACCCGGTTGTTCTCGGTGCGGCCGCGCAGCTCCATGGGATTCAGCTTGGAAGGACCTTCCACCAGTATACGCTGGGTGGAGCCGAGCATCTGCCGGCTGATCAACTGGGCCTGATTGTTGATGGTGTTCTGCAGCCGGTACAGGCGCTCCTTCTTTTCTTCCATCGAAATGTCGTCGGGCAGATCGGCGGCCGGGGTGCCCGGACGGGGGCTGTAAATAAAGCTGAAGCTCATGTCAAAGCCCACGTCTTCGATGAGTTTCATGGTCTTTTCAAAGTCATCGGCCTCTTCACCGGGAAAGCCCACGATAAAGTCGGAGCTGATGGTGATATCGGGGCGGGCAGCGCGCAGCCGGCGAATCTTGGACTTGTATTCAATGGCGGTGTGCGGGCGCTTCATCAGGGTCAGAATGCGATCCGAACCGCTCTGTACCGGCAGGTGCAGGAAGCTCACTACCTCGGGGGTATCCTTGTACACCTCGATAATGTCGTCGGTGAACTCGATGGGGTGGCTGGTGGTGTAGCGAATGCGGTCGATACCGTCGATGGCGGCCACCAGGCGCAACAGCTCGGCAAAGCTGCAGATGTCGCCGTCATGGGTCTCGCCCCGGTAGGCGTTAACGTTCTGACCCAGCAGGTTGACTTCGCGCACGCCCTGCTCGGCAAGCTGGGCGATTTCATAGAGTACGTCGTCCAGCGGGCGGCTGACTTCCTCGCCGCGGGTGTAGGGCACCACGCAGAAGGAGCAATATTTGGAGCAGCCCTCCATGATGGACACAAAGGCGGTGGCGCCTTCGGCCCTGGGCTCGGGCAGGTTGTCAAACTTCTCGATTTCCGGAAATTCCACGTCCACCTGGGCGCCACGGCCCTCCAGCACGGATTTGATCATGGTCGGCAGCCGGTGCAGGGTCTGCGGACCGAAGACGATATCGACAAAGGGCGCACGGGCGCGAATGGCGTCCCCTTCCTGTGACGCCACACAGCCACCCACGCCGATCACCAGCTTGGGATTGGCTTCCTTGAGCGGACGCCAGCGCCCGAGCTGATGAAAGACCTTCTCCTGGGCCTTCTCGCGAATGGAGCAGGTGTTGAGCAGCAGCACATCGGCCTGCTCTGCTTCTTCGGTGAGCTGGTAGCCGTGGCTGGCATCCAGCAGATCGGCCATCTTGGATGAATCGTATTCGTTCATCTGACAGCCCCAGGTCTTGATATGAAGTTTTTTGCTCATGGCGCTCTTGAGTTACTGCAAAGGGTCGTGCGTTTTGGACCGGGTATTCTACTCTTTTCTCCGCGGAGTGACCAGATAATATCCAGCCACAGGGGGGTGTCGAGTGAGTAAATTGGCCCCGGCGAAACTGCGGGAATTGGGGTAGAATGGCCGAAAAATCCGGAGGTTGGGCAATGCAGAAGTGCGATATTGTCATTATTGGCGGTGGCATGGTAGGTGCCCTGGCGGCGGCGCTGCTGGCGCCTGCCGGGCTGGCCGTGCGTGTGCTGGAAAGCCGCCAGCCGCAAGCATTTTCCCCTGAGCAGCCCCATGATCTGCGCATTTCCTCGGTGAGCGCCGCCTCAGTGCGGCTGCTGCAGCAGGCCGGTGCCTGGGACGCGATTACCAATATGCGCGCCTGGCCCTATCAGCGGCTGGAAGCCAGCGAGTGGCAGGGTTTTGCCACCCGCTTCAGTGCCGCCGAGCTCGACTGCGAATATCTGGGCTATATGCTGGAAAACCGCGTCATTCAGCTGGGCCTGTGGCAGGCGCTGGCCCAGTGGCACAATGTGAGCATTGATTGCCCGAGTGAGCTGGACGGCCTGGCGCAAAACGAGCAGGGTGCCCTGCTCACCCTTAAGGACGGGAGCGAGCTGCAGGCACGGCTGGTGCTGGCCTGTGACGGTGCCGAGTCACGAGTACGGCAACTGGCCGGCATTGGCGTCACCGCCTGGGATTACGACCAGCAGTGCATGCTGATCAGCGTGGCAGGGGAGCGTCTGGAGCAGGACATCACCTGGCAGCAGTTCTGCGCCACCGGCCCGCGGGCCCTGCTGCCCCTTGGGCATGGCAAGGGGTCGCTGGTGTGGTACGACGGCAAGGCTCGTATCGAGCAGCTGGCGGCCCTCGGCAATGACGCCCTGGCGGCCGAGGTGGCCACGCATTTTCCGCCGCGACTGGGAGCGGTGACCGTTCTAGGCAAGGGCCACTTTTCTTTGCGCCGGCGCCATGCCAATCAGTACGTCAAGGGCAGCGTGGTGCTGCTCGGCGATGCCGCCCACACCATCAATCCGCTGGCGGGGCAGGGAGTGAACCTCGGCTTCAAGGATGTGGCGGTGCTGAGTGAGTTGGTGCATGAGGCGGTGGAGCGGGGCGAGGATATCGCCGACACCGCCCTGCTGAAGCGTTTTGAACGGCGCCGCCGGCCCGACAACCTGTTGATGCAGGGCGCCATGGATGTGTTCTATCAGGCTTTCAGTAACGAGCTGCCGCCTCTCAAGCTGTTGCGTAACCTGGGCCTCAAGGCCGCCGAGCACAGCGGGCCGCTGAAAAAGCGGGTCATGAAGTACGCCATGGGGTTGTAAAAGCGAGTTTGAAGCCGGAAGCTGAAAGAAGAGTAGGTTGGAATGAGCTCCGCGAATTCCAACATGGTCACGGCCTGCTCGATTGTTGGGATTCGCTGCGCTCATCGCCAACTTACCGCACTGTGACGTCAGGGACTTGGGATTGATAGGGACTGGTACGCTTCCCTAATCCCAGAAAGCAAAAAACCAGCCTGTAGGCTGGTTTTTTGTAGATGGCTGTGAGTACCAGGATTCGAACCTGGGCACTGATGCCGAGATCAAAAAGCCGGCACTGAGGCCGAGATCAAAAAGCCGGCACTGAGGCCGGCTTTTCAATAGATGGCTGTGAGTACCAGGATTCGAACCTGGGCGCTGATGCCGAGATCAAAAAAACCGGCACTTAGGCCGGCTTCTTGAGCAATATGGCTGGGGTACCAGGATTCGAACCTGGGAATGGCGAGATCAAAACCCGCTGCCTTACCGCTTGGCGATACCCCAATTGTCTTGAATGGTGCGGGAGGCGAGACTTGAACTCGCACACCTTGCGGCGCCAGAACCTAAATCTGGTGCGTCTACCAATTTCGCCACTCCCGCTAAAGAGTGGTGGCTATGGCGGGATTCGAACCTGCGACCCCATCATTATGAGTGATGTGCTCTAACCAACTGAGCTACATAGCCACATAAAGCATTGAGTCGCCTCAATGTTCTGACACGTAGCGTTACGTATCAATATAAAATGCCTGAAGTTGCAGTTTGTACCTGGGCATGAACGCCGGGATAAAAACCTTCATTGCCTTCAGCATTTCATGAAAATGGCTGGGGTACCAGGATTCGAACCTGGGAATGGCGAGATCAAAACCCGCTGCCTTACCGCTTGGCGATACCCCAATAGCAAATGGATGATAACAAATTTTTCGATATCAGCCACTTTTGAAAAATGGCTGGGGTACCAGGATTCGAACCTGGGAATGGCGAGATCAAAACCCGCTGCCTTACCGCTTGGCGATACCCCAGCAATGGTGGCTATGGCGGGATTCGAACCTGCGACCCCATCATTATGAGTGATGTGCTCTAACCAACTGAGCTACATAGCCACTGCTTGTTGATGACCTTACGTCACCGAACGGGGCGCATTATGCGTATCCCGACCGACAGCGTCAACCGTTTTTCCGTAAAAAATTGGCCCGCCACCGTCGTTTGGACACAAAATCGTCATGGTGGTGAAGGGGTGGTCAGTGGGGCTGTTTTTTATGCGAAAAGTCGAAAATAAAAAGGCCGGGCGCATGCCCGGCCTTTCAGAGACTGACGGTTAATGTCAGACGTTGAACAGGAAGTTCATCACATCGCCGTCTTTTACGATGTAGTCCTTGCCCTCGGAGCGCATCTTGCCCGCTTCCTTGGCGCCCTGCTCACCCTGGTAGGTGATGTAGTCGTCATAACCGATGGTCTGGGCGCGAATAAAGCCCTTCTCGAAGTCGGTATGAATCTTGCCTGCGGCCTGAGGCGCGGTGGCGCCCACGGGAATGGTCCAGGCACGCACTTCCTTCACCCCGGCGGTGAAGTAGGTCTGCAGGTTGAGCAGCTCATAGCCGGCACGGATCACCCGGTTCAGGCCTGGCTCTTCCAAGCCCATGTCGGCCATGAACTCGGCCGCTTCTTCCGCATCCAGCTCGGCAATTTCCGACTCCATGGCGGCACACACCGGCACGACTATGGCGTTTTCGGCGGCGGCAATGGCTTCCACCTGGGCCAGGTAGGGGTTGTCCTCAAAGCCGTCTTCATTGACGTTGGCAATGTACATGGTCGGCTTGATGGTGAGGAAGTTCAGGTAATCGATGGCCGCCTTTTCTTCCTTGGTCAGTTCCACGCTGCGCAGTACTTTGGCTTCTTCCAGCACCGGCAGCAGCTTTTCCAGCACGGTGATCTCGAACTTGGCATCCTTGTCGCCGCCCTTGGCCTTTTTGGCGTTGCGCTGAATGGCGCGCTCGCAGGTGTCCAGGTCCGCCAGCGCCAACTCGGTGTTGATCACCTCGATATCATCCTTGGGCGACACCTGACCGGCCACGTGGACGATGTTGTCGTTTTCAAAGCAGCGCACCACATGGCCGATGGCATCGGTTTCGCGAATGTTGGCCAGAAACTTGTTGCCCAGGCCTTCCCCCTTGGAGGCGCCCGCCACCAGGCCGGCGATGTCCACGAACTCCATGGTGGTGGGCAGCACTCGCTGGGGATTGACGATGGCGGCCAGGGCATCGAGGCGCTTGTCCGGCACCGGCACCACGCCGGTGTTCGGCTCTATGGTGCAAAAGGGGAAGTTGGCGGCTTCGATGCCGGCCTTGGTCAGTGCGTTGAACAGGGTGGATTTGCCCACGTTGGGCAGACCCACAATACCGCATTTAAAACCCATGATGGTGTCCTGAAATTACTTGGTGGAATCGGCGTTGAAGGCATGCAGGCGGTTCATTGCCTTGGCCATGCCATCCTTGAATAAAATATCGGTGGCGCGGCTGGCTTCGTCCACGGTGGCGTCGAGCAATTCCTGCTCTGCGGCCGGTGCCTTGGTCAGCACAAAGCCGGCCACCCGGGACTTGTCGCCCGGGTGGCCAATGCCCAGCCGCAGCCGGTAGAAGTCCTTGTTATTGCCCAGGCTGCTGATAATGTCACGCAGACCATTGTGGCCGCCATGGCCGCCGCCCTGCTTGAAGCGGGCGGTGCCCGGGGGCAGATCCAGCTCGTCGTGGGCGACCAGAATGCCCTCGGGCGGAATCTGGTAAAAGTTGGCCAGGGCCGCCACCGCCTTGCCCGAGCGGTTCATAAAGGTGGCGGGCACCAGCAGGCGCACGTCGCGGCCGGCAATGCGCACGCGACCGGTCCAGCCAAAGAACTTGCCTTCTTCCTTGAGCTGGGCACCGTGCAGGCGGGCCAGTTCGGCCACATACCAAGCACCGGCATTGTGCCGGGTTTGGGCGTATTCCGGGCCGGGGTTGGCCAGCCCGACAATAAGTTCGATAGGTTGCATAGCATAATCGGCCGTTAAAATGACGCCATATTCTAATGAAGCGCGGCGATAATGGCCACCTCAAGGGCAGGATTTGCCATGGGGCGGCGTTGAGGACGCGTTTGATTTATTGTTTACAATTTATGCTATGATTGTGCATTCAAAGGCGGGCGATCCGCTTTAGTCTTGTTTTTGTTCTTCTATTTTTCCCGCACGGGATATTTCACGGACACCATCATGTTTGAACTTCTGGGTTGGTCCCTGCTGGCCGGCGTGGTCAATGCGCTTGCCGGTGGCGGCCTGTTTTTTACCCTGCCGGCTTTGCTGGGCGCGGGCATTCCCAGCACCGCCGCCGTGGCCACCGCCAGCGTGGCGTCCTGGCCCGGTTATGTCAGTGCCTTTTGGGGGATGCGTCGCCGTCTGCGGGGCGGCCCGCTGCTGGCGTTGACCATCATTGGCCTGGGAGGCGGTGGTCTGGGCGCCTATGCCCTGACCCGGTTTCATGCCGACCATTTCAATTATCTGGTGCCCTGGCTGCTGCTGGGTGTGAGCCTGCTCTATGGCCGCCAGCTGCTCAGCAGTCAGGGCTTTGAAGGCCCGCTTGCCATGAAACCGAAGGCCTGGCCGGTGCTGCTGGGGGGCAGTGTCTACGGTGGCTTTTTTGGTGGCGGCCTTGGGGTATTGCTGATGGCGCTGATGGGCCAGCTGCGCATGGGCACCAGCCTGCAGCAACATGCCATCAAGCTGTATCTGTCGATGCTGGCCAGCGGCGCCACCATCCTGGTCTATTCCCTGTCGGGGCTGGTGTACTGGCATCAAGCCCTGCTGCTGGCGGTGGGTTACCTGCTCGGCGGCAAGCTGGGCGCCCGGGTGCTGGAATGGATCAGGCCAAAACTGCTGGCCTGGGGCATTGTCGCCTTTGGCGTGGGCCTGAGCGGGTATTATTTTGTGCGCTTCTACGGATAAAAACGGTGAGGGGTGAGGAGACAGGAGTGAGGTGATTTTACTCCTCACCCCTCACGTCTTACCCCTCACGTTCCTCCGGACACAAAAAAGCCCGCGAATCTCGCGGGCTTTTTGCTTCAGGCTATCAGCTTAAAGCTTGCCAGTGCTTATTGCTCAAACATGGCGGAGATGGACTCTTCGTTGCTGATGCGACGAATGGCCTCGGCCAGCATGGGCGACAGGGTCAGCTGCTTGACCTTGCTGATGGCCTTGATTTCATCGCTCAGGGGCACGGAGTCGGTGATGATGACTTCATCGATCACGGAATCCTTGATGTTCTGGGCGGCATTGCCGGAGAACACGGCGTGGGTGGCGTAGGCAAACACCCGCTTGGCGCCGCGCTCTTTCAGGGCTTCGGCGGCCTTGCACAGGGTGCCGCCGGTGTCGATCATGTCGTCCACGATCACGCAGTCACGGCCTTCCACGTCACCGATAAGGTGCATGACCTGGGACACATTGGCGCGAGGACGGCGTTTGTCGATAATGGCGATGTCGGTTTCGTCCAGCAGCTTGGCCACGGCACGGGCGCGCACCACGCCGCCGATATCGGGAGACACCACCACGGCGTCCTGCAGGCCCTTGGCCTTCATGTCTTCCAGCAGTACCGGGGTACCGAATACATTGTCTACCGGCACGTCAAAGAAGCCCTGAATCTGCTCGGCGTGCAGGTCCACGGTCAGCACCCTGTCCACACCCACGCTGGACAGGAAGTCGGCCACCACCTTGGCGGTGATCGGTACCCGGGCGGAGCGCACACGGCGATCCTGGCGAGCATAACCGAAGTAGGGAATGACGGCGGTAATGCGGCCGGCGGAGGCACGACGCAGGGCGTCAACCATGACGATCAGCTCCATCAGGTTGTCATTGGTCGGCGCACAGGTGGACTGGATGATGAAGACATCGCCGCCGCGTACATTTTCGTTGATTTGCACGCTGATCTCGCCGTCGCTGAAACGGCCGACATCGGCAGCGCTCAGTTTGATGAAAAGACGATCGGCGATACGTTGGGCGAGTTCCGGCGTTGCATTACCAGCAAACAGCTTCATGTCGGGCACGGTTTAAAACCTCGGGGTTGCTTCGTGGGTGGCGAGACTGGACGGGGCCGTGAACCCGTGTTACGAAAAACAATTTCGCTATCCAGCCCGTTTTCGGAATTATTCTGGTTCGGAACGCCAGTCAGGGGGTTGAGAGAGAGCACTCAACGGTGAGTCGGCCTGCGCCGTGTCTTCCTGCCGGCGACCGCCGGCAGCGAATTGACCCTTGGGATAAGGGAGAAAGCGAGCCCACCCCGCCTTCATGCCATCGCTGCCTGGTCTGTCTTGTTTAATAACGGGGGCTTACAAGGCGTCGAGCGCCGTGTGCAGCGGCGAGATATTACGGCCTTTGACAACAAAGCCACTGGCGCCATCCGGTGCTTTTTTAAGCGCCGATTCGGCTGCCTCACGGCTGTCAAAGGTGCCGAAAATACAGGCGCCGGTGCCCGTCATTCTTGACGGCGCATATTCTAGCAACCAGCTCAGAAGTTTGGCAACCTCGGGGTGTCGCTTTTTGACCAGCCCCTCGCAGTCGTTTTGCCAGGGCATGCTCAGGCGCTGTTCAAGGCTCAGTACCGGGCTGTTGCGGGGGAGGTTCGGGTCGGTAAAAATGGCTGCCGTGGCCACTTCCACCCCCGGGTTGAGCACCAGGTACCAGGGCTCGGGCGGGGCGGCGTCGCTGAAAATATCACCCACGCCTTCGGCAAAGGCGGCGCGGCCGTGCACGAATACCGGCACGTCGGCACCCAGCTGCAGGCCAAGGCCGGCCAATTCGTCATGGTCAAGGCCCAGTTGCCACAGCCGGTTCAGCCCCACCAGGGTGGTGGCGGCGTCACTGGAACCGCCGCCCAGGCCGCCGCCCATGGGGAGGTGCTTGGTGAGGGTGATGTGCGCGCCTTTGCTACAACCCGTGTGCGCTTGCAGCAGGCGTGCCGCTTTAATGATTAGGTTGTCTTCAGGGGCCACTCCGGGCAGGGCCGGGGAAAGGCTCAGCCCGGGGGCTTCTTCAAAGCAAAGCACATCGCCAAAGTCCACAAACTGAAACAGGGTTTGCAGGTCGTGGTAGCCATCACTCCGGCGGCCGGTAATGTACAGAAACAGGTTGAGCTTGGCGGGGGCGGGCAGGCGCAGCGTCACGGGTTCAGCTCCCACCGGCTTACCGCCAGTTTCAGGGTGGTGGTGTCATGGCTCAGTTCCAGCCGGCTGGGCAGCCACAGCTGGTCGATTTGGGTGTAGCCCTGGTAGCTGAGCTGCCAGCCGTGAGACTGCACTTGTGCCGGGCGTCCGTCGGCATCAAAGATCACGGTGTCGGCCTCGCCGGGCAGGCCCTTGATCCAGTCCGCCAGCTGCTCCACCGGCAGATTCCAGCCGGTCAGGCGATACACCAGCTCCTGGGCATTGGTGGCGGTATGGCGCCGGCCTTCACCGTCGACAAGCTCGATGCGGCCGTTGCGCCGGCTGAGGTCAAACACCCGCTTGCCCACCACATTGGTCAGGTTCAGGCGGTAGTCGTCGCTGTGTTGGCGCCAGAACAGGCTCAGGCTGCCGCGCTCTTCGGGAGTGATGATGCCGAGCCTGGCGGCCAGCTGCCAGTCCTGCAGGGCGGCCAGTTGTTGTTTCTGGGCCTGCCAGGATCCGACCGGCGCCTCTTCGGCCCGGTAGGCACAGCCCGAGACCAGCAACAAGCCAAGGCAGATCAATAAAGTACGCACGGCGAGCACTCCGCGTTTGAAAGTGGGTGCTCAGTATAAGGGTAAGGCCGGTGCCTTTTAAAGATTTGGCCTTTCTCGTACAATAGCCGGCTACACGAAGAACGATGTGAGCCGCACCAAATCCTCATGAGCCTGCTGGTACTGGGAATCAATCATAAGACAGCGTCCGTCGCCCTGCGCGAGCGGGTGGCGTTTGGCCCTGATCTTGCCCCCCGGGCGCTGCAGGAGCTGATGAACATGCAGGGCGTGGCCGAAACCGTGATCCTGTCTACCTGTAACCGCACCGAGTTGTATTGCAGCCTCGACGACGAGGGCGACAGCGATGTGGTGCGGCACTGGCTGCAGCAGTTTCACCGCCTGGATGAAGACGAGCTGACCGCCTGTCTGTATCAGCATCAGGGCGAGGACGCCATTCGCCACCTGATGCGGGTGGCCTGCGGTCTCGACTCCCTGGTGCTGGGCGAGCCGCAGATACTGGGCCAGATCAAGCAGGCCTACAGCCAGTCCCATCAGGCCGGCAGCCTCAAGGGGCTGCTGGAGCGGCTGTTTCAGAAGTCCTTTTCCGTGGCCAAGCGGGTGCGCACCGAGACCGACATTGGCGCCAGTGCGGTGTCGGTGGCCTTTGCCGCGGTCAGCCTGGCCAAACGCATCTTTTCGGATCTGGGGCGCACCCGCGTGTTGTTGGTGGGCGCCGGCGAAACCGTCGAGCTGGTGGCGCGACACCTGCGCGAGCAGTCGGTGACCCAGATGATGGTGGCCAACCGCACCCTGGAGCGGGCCCAGAGCCTGGCCCAGGAGTTTGAGGCCGAGGTGATGACCCTGGAGCAGATTCCCGAGTTTCTGCCCCGGGCCGATATCGTGATCAGCTCTACCGCCAGCCCTCTGCCCATTATCGGCAAGGGCATGGTAGAGCGGGCGCTCAAGGCCCGCCGGCACAAACCCATTCTGCTGGTGGACATCGCCGTGCCCCGGGACATCGAGCCCGAGGTGGATGAACTCAACGACGCCTACCTTTACACCGTGGACGATCTGCAGGGCATCATCGAGCAGAACCTCGAGGCCCGTAAACGGGCGGCGGCCCAGGCCGAGCGCATTATTCTGGAAGAGCGGGATCAGTTTATGGCCTGGTACCGCTCGCTGCGCTCGGTGGACCTGATTCGCGACTACCGCACCCAGGCGGAAAGCGTGCGTGAACAGGAGCTGGCCCGGGCGCTGCAGGCCCTGGCCCAGGGGGAAGACGCCACCGAAGTGATGCAGCAGCTGACCCGGCGACTGACCAACAAGCTTATTCATACCCCCACCCAGGCCCTGAGCCAGGCCGGCAAGGACGGCGATCAGGAGATGCTGGCGGTGCTGTCCCGCAGCCTGGGCATCAGTCGGCCCTGAGCCGGCATAACGGCGAGATCCTCGATGAACGAATCCGTACTGAAGAAACTGGAAGGCCTGGAAGAACGCTACCAGGAGGTGCAGGCGCTGCTGGGCGAGGCCTCGGTTATCAATAACCAGGAGCAATACCGGACGCTGACCCGGGAATATGCCCAGCTGGAAGACGTGGTGGCCTGCTTTCAGCGCTACCGTCGGGCCGAGGAAGACCTGGCCGAAGCCAAAGAAATGCTGGCGGAAGACGACGCCGAGCTCAAGGCCATGGCCCGGGACGAGATCGACAGCGCCGAGGCCGCCATCGACACCCTGAGCCAGGAGCTGCAGATTTTGCTGCTGCCCAAGGATCCCAGGGACGACAACAACTGTTTTCTGGAGATTCGTGCCGGTGCCGGGGGCGATGAGGCGGCCATCTTTGCCGGCGATCTGTTTCGCATGTACAGCCGCTATGCCGAAACCCGGCGCTGGCGGGTGGAGATCGTCAGTGCCAGCGAGGGCGAGCACGGCGGCTTCAAGGAGATCATCGCCCGCATCGAGGGCGCCGGCGTCTATGGTCAGCTCAAGTTCGAGTCCGGCGGCCACCGAGTGCAGCGGGTGCCCGAAACCGAATCCCAGGGCCGCATTCACACCTCTGCCTGCACGGTGGCGGTGATGCCCGAAATACCCGAGGCCGAGGCCCCGGAGATCAACCCGGCGGATCTCAAGGTGGACACCTTTCGCGCGTCCGGTGCCGGTGGTCAGCACGTCAACAAGACCGACTCGGCCATTCGCATTACCCACCTGCCTACCGGCATGGTGGTGGAATGCCAGGACGAGCGTTCCCAGCACAAGAACCGCGCCAAGGCCATGGCGGTGCTGGCCTCGCGCCTGGCCCAGGCGGAGCAGGACAAGCGTCAGGCCGAAGAGCAGAGTGAGCGGCGCAACCTGCTGGGCAGCGGCGATCGTTCCGATCGCATTCGCACCTACAACTTCCCTCAAGGGCGAGTGTCGGATCATCGGATCAACCTGACCCTGTACCGGCTGAGCGAGGTGCTGGAAGGCCAGCTGGACATGCTCACTCAGCCCATTCTGCAGGAGCACCAGGCCGACCAGCTCGCCGCCCTGGCGGGTCAGTGATGAGGCTGAGCGAGCTGCGCAATCACTTGCGTGAGCAACTGGCCGGGGGCGAGTCGCCGGCGCTGGATGCCGACGTCTTGCTGTGCCACGTGCTGGGCAAACCCCGCAGTTTTCTGCTGGCCTGGCCCGAATTCGAGGTGTCTGCCGAGCAGAAGGCCGAGCTGGCTGAACTGATAACTCGCCGCCAGGCCGGTGAGCCGGTGGCCCACCTGACCGGACAACGGGAATTCTGGGCCCTGATGCTGGAAGTCACTTCGGATACCCTGATCCCCAGGCCCGACACCGAAATCCTGGTCGAGGCCGCGCTGACGCGCCTGCCCCAGCGACCGGCGCGAGTGGTGGATCTGGGCACCGGCACCGGCGCCATTGCCTTGTCCATCAAGAGCGAGCGCCCCGCCGACACCGTGCTGGCGGTGGAATTTAACCCCGCCGCCG
This region includes:
- the miaB gene encoding tRNA (N6-isopentenyl adenosine(37)-C2)-methylthiotransferase MiaB; its protein translation is MSKKLHIKTWGCQMNEYDSSKMADLLDASHGYQLTEEAEQADVLLLNTCSIREKAQEKVFHQLGRWRPLKEANPKLVIGVGGCVASQEGDAIRARAPFVDIVFGPQTLHRLPTMIKSVLEGRGAQVDVEFPEIEKFDNLPEPRAEGATAFVSIMEGCSKYCSFCVVPYTRGEEVSRPLDDVLYEIAQLAEQGVREVNLLGQNVNAYRGETHDGDICSFAELLRLVAAIDGIDRIRYTTSHPIEFTDDIIEVYKDTPEVVSFLHLPVQSGSDRILTLMKRPHTAIEYKSKIRRLRAARPDITISSDFIVGFPGEEADDFEKTMKLIEDVGFDMSFSFIYSPRPGTPAADLPDDISMEEKKERLYRLQNTINNQAQLISRQMLGSTQRILVEGPSKLNPMELRGRTENNRVVNFEGPHHLIGGFADVEITEVMPHSLRGKFLRGEDEMDLRTQVSPQSILARRPDGVPDDSGVATFTP
- a CDS encoding PhoH family protein; protein product: MTANVTHLELELQPADGQRVASLCGPFDDNIKQLERRLGVEINHQNEHFQIVGPERLARVVNDILTRLYVDTQSVKGQAVPDITPEQVHLAIKESRVLEQDEEEADTGYRYGKEVVIKTKRGLIKPRSPNQAHYVAHILSHDITFGIGPAGTGKTYLAVAAAVDALERQEIRRILLTRPAVEAGEKLGFLPGDLSQKVDPYLRPLYDALFEMLGFERVEKLIERNVIEVAPLAYMRGRTLNDAFVILDESQNTTVEQMKMFLTRIGFNSKAVITGDITQIDLPRNARSGLRHAIEVLGGVEGLSFNFFRAEDVVRHPVVARIVRAYEAFDEAQKQQKEQKEQKRQSSAPNEESDA
- the ychF gene encoding redox-regulated ATPase YchF produces the protein MGFKCGIVGLPNVGKSTLFNALTKAGIEAANFPFCTIEPNTGVVPVPDKRLDALAAIVNPQRVLPTTMEFVDIAGLVAGASKGEGLGNKFLANIRETDAIGHVVRCFENDNIVHVAGQVSPKDDIEVINTELALADLDTCERAIQRNAKKAKGGDKDAKFEITVLEKLLPVLEEAKVLRSVELTKEEKAAIDYLNFLTIKPTMYIANVNEDGFEDNPYLAQVEAIAAAENAIVVPVCAAMESEIAELDAEEAAEFMADMGLEEPGLNRVIRAGYELLNLQTYFTAGVKEVRAWTIPVGATAPQAAGKIHTDFEKGFIRAQTIGYDDYITYQGEQGAKEAGKMRSEGKDYIVKDGDVMNFLFNV
- the pth gene encoding aminoacyl-tRNA hydrolase, coding for MQPIELIVGLANPGPEYAQTRHNAGAWYVAELARLHGAQLKEEGKFFGWTGRVRIAGRDVRLLVPATFMNRSGKAVAALANFYQIPPEGILVAHDELDLPPGTARFKQGGGHGGHNGLRDIISSLGNNKDFYRLRLGIGHPGDKSRVAGFVLTKAPAAEQELLDATVDEASRATDILFKDGMAKAMNRLHAFNADSTK
- a CDS encoding sulfite exporter TauE/SafE family protein, with protein sequence MFELLGWSLLAGVVNALAGGGLFFTLPALLGAGIPSTAAVATASVASWPGYVSAFWGMRRRLRGGPLLALTIIGLGGGGLGAYALTRFHADHFNYLVPWLLLGVSLLYGRQLLSSQGFEGPLAMKPKAWPVLLGGSVYGGFFGGGLGVLLMALMGQLRMGTSLQQHAIKLYLSMLASGATILVYSLSGLVYWHQALLLAVGYLLGGKLGARVLEWIRPKLLAWGIVAFGVGLSGYYFVRFYG
- a CDS encoding FAD-dependent monooxygenase — its product is MQKCDIVIIGGGMVGALAAALLAPAGLAVRVLESRQPQAFSPEQPHDLRISSVSAASVRLLQQAGAWDAITNMRAWPYQRLEASEWQGFATRFSAAELDCEYLGYMLENRVIQLGLWQALAQWHNVSIDCPSELDGLAQNEQGALLTLKDGSELQARLVLACDGAESRVRQLAGIGVTAWDYDQQCMLISVAGERLEQDITWQQFCATGPRALLPLGHGKGSLVWYDGKARIEQLAALGNDALAAEVATHFPPRLGAVTVLGKGHFSLRRRHANQYVKGSVVLLGDAAHTINPLAGQGVNLGFKDVAVLSELVHEAVERGEDIADTALLKRFERRRRPDNLLMQGAMDVFYQAFSNELPPLKLLRNLGLKAAEHSGPLKKRVMKYAMGL